The following are encoded in a window of Bacteroidota bacterium genomic DNA:
- a CDS encoding antitoxin Xre-like helix-turn-helix domain-containing protein yields MPTPSVTRTVAGFADWDLPTAAHRIEQGLASTTLDGIKETLGLSSQELADALLLSPRTISRRRTAGERLTPAESERAYRLGRLAALAVGTLGGVEHARAWMREENFALGDVRPLDLARTEPGARLVERLLRQIPHGIPV; encoded by the coding sequence ATGCCGACTCCCTCCGTCACCCGTACCGTTGCTGGCTTCGCCGACTGGGACCTTCCTACCGCTGCCCACCGCATCGAGCAGGGTCTCGCTTCGACCACGCTCGACGGGATCAAAGAGACGCTCGGCCTTTCCAGCCAGGAGCTGGCCGACGCCCTTCTGCTCTCCCCGCGCACGATCTCGCGTAGGCGGACTGCCGGGGAGCGCCTCACGCCTGCCGAATCCGAACGGGCCTACCGCCTCGGTCGTCTTGCCGCCCTCGCTGTGGGCACCCTCGGCGGCGTCGAGCACGCTCGGGCGTGGATGCGTGAGGAGAACTTCGCACTCGGCGACGTTCGCCCGCTCGACCTCGCCCGAACCGAGCCGGGCGCGCGACTCGTCGAGCGACTCCTCAGACAGATCCCTCACGGGATACCGGTCTAG
- a CDS encoding RES family NAD+ phosphorylase, with amino-acid sequence MIEVWRITAPEYADTAFSGEGARLWGGRWGSEGRRLVYTAGSLSLALLEVLAGAGDRHRLRGYLAVKASFDEHHLDTLDTASLPTGWDARPYTGVSQAVGDRWLDEQSSLALRVPSVVVPTEWNVLLNPEHPAFEEIVFDVPTAAPFDPRLLG; translated from the coding sequence GTGATCGAGGTCTGGCGCATCACCGCCCCGGAGTACGCCGACACCGCCTTCTCGGGCGAAGGAGCGCGGCTATGGGGCGGACGCTGGGGCAGCGAAGGGCGTCGCCTCGTCTACACCGCCGGGTCGCTTTCGCTGGCCCTACTCGAAGTCCTCGCGGGCGCGGGCGACCGTCACCGGCTCCGGGGGTACCTCGCCGTCAAAGCCTCCTTCGACGAGCATCACCTCGACACGCTCGATACGGCTTCGCTACCGACCGGGTGGGACGCACGGCCCTATACTGGCGTGTCCCAAGCCGTTGGCGACCGGTGGCTTGACGAGCAGTCCTCGCTTGCGCTGCGTGTGCCGAGCGTGGTGGTTCCGACGGAGTGGAACGTGCTGCTCAACCCGGAGCACCCGGCGTTCGAAGAGATCGTATTCGATGTCCCGACAGCAGCCCCGTTCGACCCGCGCTTGCTTGGGTAA
- a CDS encoding T9SS type A sorting domain-containing protein, with translation MTFAWDGSDDPRQSGRSIIGYEWALNDQTGTTTATSRTFTGLAVGSYVFRVRAVDDEGGTSYWASRSFSVTADVAVPQLALSTALLSPGESVTIGGSGYTASGDVVLSIIGPSGFDAIDSHFSATPDGEFTTSFSANTADPSGTYSVVARDEATGRYSPAINFRVEEGPEPTFALRITKPAPGENARIGSGGQDGGYRSFGGRVLVEWEDQMLRIGNPESFVNSVFRSFRYRIDLSEDGGATWPTTLGYRDGIGIYDEIKTISETVEISNAVSSTDYRIRVTDELTPSSFDISGPFSVTDESASGIDAEFVWDYSYEDYEDRDSPVLGVAADGVARFLVKVTDRLPDDGCDVQSVSVALSDPFSPSSTTPQTLGRVKRVGDLSETTGWSDAASTGERTTLDPFGPLPGADGEFWFWYRAPDDFNRLPEDVDRAGRTVLVTITPSFSAIPCSTEPLLRPIEVVRPPLMLVHGFNGGPDDWDDLRGRNGKLFKDDPRFRARLVPQMAPGGGFDENAEKLLGPPRGQGGKSFSSAVSLLREQGYAANLVDYVGHSMGGLMLRAAIDVPSGAPDYRTLANYNKGYVYRAVTLDTPHNGTELANMLVDITDEINGVFGSGVQELLYFMRFIGLSYFYEFCIPFDRSACPTAAIEHIQANGRGYGLEATATPAVHIIGGDIAPGLEDYPTNQTESFRAETVIKALMTALISPVLAETLEWEEEHLRLQIADAYLDIYGVGDQELIQILDAFGEKHGEDEFATNGDVIVALPSQLAGLGRADVATTVYDGVSHSSTTSSNYVTGNTEVGHNVDELLNYPASNDAYRAGFPAQPYGNAPTARGRDQLPLRSAPGRLSLSAPVSGTGVTVGDVLPVSIQVADTTGFVSLNVLFQQESIGVSAVAPTVNLALPVTGAVLDSVTVLALATFAYPDSVVLASASQRVYVDPGTSPVSFSVDDDLHLLTVGDEVRPEYEAVFPTFLAQPGENEDALLVTGLDASVVAFEPEFKAFRAVGEGSTLAVLNYRGVADTLRFSVGEAPPQAGLSVSIEPVGSPIEIPAGGGTFDYRVTLTNPTDGPLTFDGWTDVTLPNGSPYGPVAGPVRLTVQAGATRQFTLRQSVPAFAPAGTYTYTARVGSTFPATEQSDSFPFAKLPPAARPTSSAALATGTPEESAPRTTAQLKATSGIEAAAEAKTVPSAQPDLQPDVAPSSAPETDDFVFDVADWPVVDLATGLPFGAEAAARGTGDEAALDEAETAEIETAPLSVALPTEPALYPAYPNPFTSSTTIRYDLAEAGHVRLAVYDALGRRVALLADGQQQPGRYQATFDASRLASSVYVVRMRTPDYVETHRLTLIR, from the coding sequence GTGACGTTCGCCTGGGACGGATCGGACGACCCGCGCCAGAGCGGGCGCTCCATCATCGGCTACGAGTGGGCGCTTAACGACCAGACCGGCACGACGACCGCGACCTCGCGCACGTTCACCGGCCTCGCCGTCGGCTCCTACGTCTTCCGGGTCCGCGCCGTCGACGACGAGGGCGGGACGAGCTACTGGGCGTCGCGGTCGTTCTCGGTGACGGCGGACGTGGCCGTGCCCCAACTCGCGCTCTCGACGGCACTGCTCAGTCCGGGTGAGTCGGTCACGATTGGCGGAAGCGGGTATACGGCGAGTGGTGATGTTGTTCTCTCAATCATAGGGCCTTCCGGCTTCGATGCGATTGACTCTCACTTCTCTGCAACTCCAGATGGTGAGTTCACAACTTCATTTTCCGCCAATACCGCAGACCCGTCCGGTACCTACAGCGTCGTCGCCCGCGACGAGGCGACGGGCCGCTACTCGCCCGCAATCAACTTCCGCGTCGAAGAGGGTCCGGAGCCGACGTTCGCGCTCCGCATCACCAAGCCTGCGCCTGGTGAAAATGCACGGATCGGCAGCGGAGGTCAAGACGGCGGCTACCGCTCCTTCGGTGGCAGGGTGCTCGTTGAGTGGGAAGACCAGATGCTGCGCATCGGCAACCCAGAGAGCTTCGTCAACTCCGTCTTCCGAAGTTTCCGCTACCGGATCGATCTCTCAGAAGACGGAGGGGCTACTTGGCCGACCACGCTAGGGTACAGAGATGGCATCGGGATCTATGACGAGATCAAGACGATCAGCGAGACAGTGGAGATTTCGAACGCTGTAAGCAGTACGGACTACCGCATCCGGGTGACTGATGAACTCACCCCGTCCAGCTTCGACATCTCCGGCCCGTTCAGCGTGACCGACGAGTCAGCCTCGGGAATCGACGCCGAGTTTGTCTGGGACTACAGCTACGAGGACTACGAAGACCGCGACAGCCCTGTTTTGGGCGTTGCAGCCGACGGCGTAGCCCGTTTTCTCGTCAAGGTCACCGACCGCCTGCCTGACGACGGCTGCGACGTGCAGAGCGTCTCGGTAGCTCTTTCCGACCCCTTCTCACCTTCGAGCACCACGCCGCAAACGCTGGGACGCGTGAAGAGGGTCGGAGACCTGAGTGAGACGACTGGCTGGAGCGACGCGGCCAGCACTGGCGAGCGCACGACGCTAGACCCATTCGGGCCGCTGCCGGGTGCAGACGGTGAGTTCTGGTTCTGGTACCGTGCTCCGGACGACTTCAACCGGTTGCCAGAGGACGTAGACCGAGCAGGCCGAACGGTGCTCGTGACCATCACTCCTTCATTCTCTGCTATTCCCTGTTCCACGGAGCCGCTTCTTCGGCCCATCGAAGTCGTGCGCCCGCCGCTCATGCTTGTTCATGGCTTCAATGGAGGTCCTGATGACTGGGACGATCTGCGGGGCCGGAACGGCAAGCTGTTCAAGGACGACCCTCGGTTCCGCGCCCGCCTTGTCCCACAGATGGCTCCGGGCGGCGGGTTCGACGAGAACGCCGAGAAGTTGCTTGGGCCACCACGAGGGCAGGGCGGAAAGTCGTTCTCGTCTGCTGTGAGCCTGCTCCGCGAGCAGGGCTACGCTGCTAACCTCGTGGACTACGTTGGCCACAGCATGGGGGGGCTGATGCTTCGAGCAGCGATTGACGTGCCTTCTGGCGCACCGGACTACAGGACGCTGGCGAACTACAACAAGGGCTATGTCTACCGGGCGGTCACTCTGGACACTCCACACAATGGGACTGAGTTAGCAAATATGCTCGTTGACATCACAGACGAGATCAACGGTGTCTTTGGCTCAGGCGTGCAGGAGCTGTTGTACTTCATGAGGTTTATAGGTCTCAGCTATTTCTATGAGTTCTGCATACCATTCGACAGATCCGCCTGCCCGACTGCTGCGATAGAGCATATACAGGCTAACGGTAGGGGGTACGGTTTGGAGGCAACCGCGACACCTGCCGTACATATCATCGGTGGCGACATCGCACCTGGCCTCGAAGACTATCCGACGAATCAAACGGAGTCTTTCAGAGCAGAGACGGTTATCAAGGCGCTTATGACGGCGCTCATTTCTCCGGTCCTTGCGGAAACGTTGGAATGGGAAGAAGAGCACCTGCGTTTGCAAATTGCAGACGCCTATCTGGACATCTATGGAGTAGGCGATCAGGAACTGATTCAGATCCTTGACGCCTTTGGCGAGAAACATGGGGAAGACGAATTCGCCACAAATGGTGATGTCATCGTCGCGCTTCCGAGTCAGCTAGCCGGACTCGGCAGGGCTGACGTAGCAACTACTGTCTACGACGGTGTCTCTCACTCCTCTACGACATCCAGCAACTACGTCACGGGCAACACAGAAGTCGGGCACAACGTCGATGAATTGCTCAACTACCCGGCTTCCAACGATGCTTACCGGGCCGGTTTCCCGGCTCAGCCTTATGGTAATGCCCCGACTGCACGCGGAAGAGACCAACTACCGCTTCGTTCGGCCCCGGGTCGCCTCTCGCTCTCGGCTCCGGTGTCGGGTACAGGCGTGACCGTTGGCGACGTGCTTCCCGTTTCAATTCAGGTCGCCGACACGACCGGATTTGTGAGCCTCAATGTGTTGTTCCAGCAGGAGTCCATAGGCGTTTCGGCAGTGGCTCCTACGGTGAACCTCGCGCTGCCCGTGACCGGAGCCGTGCTGGACTCCGTCACCGTGCTCGCTCTCGCCACATTCGCTTATCCCGACAGCGTCGTGCTTGCCTCGGCAAGTCAGCGGGTTTACGTTGATCCTGGCACCTCGCCTGTCTCCTTCTCGGTGGACGACGATCTTCACCTGCTCACAGTGGGGGACGAAGTGCGGCCGGAGTACGAGGCCGTCTTCCCGACGTTTCTCGCGCAGCCGGGCGAGAACGAGGACGCGCTCCTCGTCACTGGCCTCGACGCTTCGGTCGTCGCCTTCGAGCCGGAGTTCAAAGCGTTCCGGGCCGTCGGCGAAGGCTCAACGCTCGCCGTCCTGAATTACCGAGGTGTGGCTGACACGCTCCGGTTCTCGGTCGGCGAGGCCCCGCCGCAGGCTGGTCTCAGCGTCTCCATCGAGCCGGTCGGCTCGCCCATCGAGATTCCGGCGGGCGGCGGCACCTTCGACTACCGCGTCACGCTCACCAACCCCACCGACGGCCCGCTCACCTTCGACGGCTGGACCGACGTGACGCTGCCGAACGGCAGCCCCTACGGCCCCGTCGCCGGTCCGGTCCGTCTCACGGTCCAGGCAGGTGCGACGCGCCAGTTCACGCTGCGCCAGAGCGTCCCGGCGTTCGCTCCGGCGGGGACGTACACCTACACCGCCCGAGTCGGGTCGACCTTCCCGGCGACCGAGCAGAGCGACAGCTTCCCCTTCGCTAAGCTCCCGCCCGCTGCTCGCCCAACGTCGAGTGCAGCACTCGCCACCGGTACGCCGGAAGAATCGGCTCCTCGCACCACCGCACAACTCAAGGCCACGAGCGGCATTGAGGCCGCGGCTGAGGCCAAGACAGTGCCGTCGGCTCAGCCCGACCTGCAGCCCGACGTTGCACCGAGCAGCGCGCCCGAGACAGACGACTTCGTCTTCGACGTGGCAGACTGGCCGGTCGTGGACCTCGCCACCGGGCTGCCCTTCGGTGCCGAGGCCGCCGCACGTGGCACCGGCGACGAGGCGGCACTCGACGAAGCCGAGACCGCTGAGATTGAGACTGCACCGCTGTCGGTAGCGCTGCCGACGGAGCCTGCGCTCTACCCGGCCTATCCCAACCCGTTCACCTCCTCGACGACGATCCGCTACGACCTCGCTGAAGCGGGCCACGTCCGGCTCGCAGTCTACGACGCCCTCGGTCGGCGCGTGGCACTGCTCGCAGACGGGCAGCAACAGCCAGGGCGCTACCAGGCAACGTTCGATGCCTCGCGTCTCGCCAGCAGCGTCTACGTGGTGCGGATGAGGACGCCGGACTACGTCGAGACCCACCGCCTCACCCTCATCCGGTAA